The Apteryx mantelli isolate bAptMan1 chromosome Z, bAptMan1.hap1, whole genome shotgun sequence genome has a segment encoding these proteins:
- the GAS1 gene encoding growth arrest-specific protein 1 yields MVARSPARHGSGGGRRWPLPAAWLWLAAALGAVWPPQGSLVQGRRLICWQAVLQCQGEPECSYAYNQYAEACAPVLLQQQPPGGGGEGPAAAAASAASSRRRCPSHCIAALIQLNHTRRGPALEDCDCAQDENCRATKRAIEPCLPRTSSPAAGGPGGGGVMGCTEARRRCDWDSRCSVALNRYMTYCGKLFNGLRCTPECRAVIEDMLAVPKAVLLNDCVCDGLERPICESVKENMARLCFGADTGSNGAGSSGGSDGGLEEYYDEDYEEEPSQKGRDELEDNTGAEPGFPMQTDSAGRAAGAPARAAWALLASILLLLPRL; encoded by the coding sequence ATGGTGGCCCGCTCGCCCGCTCGGCacggaagcggcggcggccgccggtggccgctgcccgccgcctgGCTGtggctggcggcggcgctgggcgccGTGTGGCCGCCGCAGGGCTCGCTGGTGCAGGGCCGGCGGCTGAtctgctggcaggcggtgctgcAGTGTCAGGGGGAGCCCGAGTGCAGCTACGCTTACAACCAGTACGCCGAGGCGTGCGCCCcggtgctcctgcagcagcagcccccgggaggcggcggggaagggccggcggccGCTGCAGCCTCCGCCGCCTCCTCCAGGCGGCGGTGCCCCAGCCACTGCATCGCGGCCCTCATCCAGCTCAACCAcacccggcgcggcccggccttgGAGGACTGCGACTGCGCGCAGGACGAGAACTGCCGCGCCACCAAGCGCGCCATcgagccctgcctgccccgcaCCAGCagcccggcggccggcggccccggcggcggcggcgtcatGGGCTGCACTgaggcgcggcggcgctgcgACTGGGACAGCCGCTGCAGCGTGGCGCTCAACCGCTACATGACCTACTGCGGGAAGCTCTTCAACGGGCTGCGCTGCACGCCGGAGTGCCGCGCCGTCATCGAGGACATGCTGGCCGTGCCCAAGGCCGTGCTGCTCAACGACTGCGTGTGCGACGGGCTGGAGCGGCCCATCTGCGAGTCGGTCAAGGAGAACATGGCCCGCCTCTGCTTCGGCGCCGACACGGGCAGCAACGGCGCCGGCAGTAGCGGCGGCTCGGACGGCGGCCTGGAGGAGTACTACGACGAGGACTACGAGGAGGAGCCGAGCCAGAAGGGGAGGGACGAGCTGGAGGACAATACGGGCGCCGAGCCCGGCTTCCCCATGCAGACGGATAGTGCCGGCCGAGCCGCcggcgcgcccgcccgcgccgcctgggcgctgctggcctccatcttgctgctgctgccgcggcTTTAG